In the Juglans microcarpa x Juglans regia isolate MS1-56 chromosome 6D, Jm3101_v1.0, whole genome shotgun sequence genome, one interval contains:
- the LOC121235651 gene encoding probable beta-1,3-galactosyltransferase 14 isoform X1: protein MPSSPKFLHAQHRQSPSPRRSTVLILASCLLIGISGFVFGFAAILSSSRVSYKCSNAEPRSVRVVWERVGGDGNGNGFGGASSGGDPKRHRVMGFVGIQTGFGSVGRRRSLRQTWMPSDHQGLQRLEEATGLAFRFVIGRTNDKSKMLELKKEVAEYDDFLQLDIEEEYSKLPYKTLAFFKAAYALFDSEFYVKADDDIYLRPDRLSLLLAKERTHSQTYIGCMKKGPVFTDPKLKWYEPLSHLLGKEYFLHAYGPIYALSADVVASLVALRNNSFRMFSNEDVTIGAWMLAMNVNHENNQALCEPECTEKSIAVWDIPKCSGLCNPEKKLLELHQKESCSNSPTMASDE, encoded by the exons ATGCCTTCTTCGCCTAAATTCCTCCACGCTCAGCATCGCCAATCGCCTTCGCCGCGCAGATCTACGGTCCTTATCCTCGCCTCCTGCCTACTGATCGGAATCTCTGGGTTCGTATTTGGTTTCGCCGCTATCCTCAGCTCGAGTCGCGTTTCGTACAAATGCTCAAACGCCGAGCCGAGATCTGTCCGAGTGGTTTGGGAGCGAGTCGGAGGCGATGGGAATGGGAACGGCTTTGGAGGGGCCTCCAGTGGTGGGGATCCGAAGAGACATAGGGTTATGGGGTTCGTGGGCATTCAGACAGGGTTCGGATCCGTGGGCCGGAGGCGGTCCTTACGTCAGACTTGGATGCCGTCCGATCACCAAGGGCTTCAACG CTTGGAAGAAGCAACTGGTTTGGCTTTCAGGTTTGTCATTGGTAGAACCAATGATAAATCGAAAATGCTAGAACTCAAGAAGGAGGTAGCAGAATATGATGATTTCTTGCAATTGGATATTGAAGAGGAGTATAGTAAGCTCCCATACAAAAC GTTAGCTTTCTTTAAAGCTGCATATGCACtttttgattctgaattttatGTTAAAGCGGATGATGACATATATTTGAGGCCAG ATCGCCTCTCACTGCTCTTGGCAAAAGAGCGCACTCATTCTCAGACTTACATCGGGTGCATGAAAAAGGGCCCTGTTTTCACTGACCCTAAACTAAAATG GTACGAGCCACTATCCCATTTGCTTGGAAAGGAGTACTTTCTTCATGCTTATGGCCCAATATATGCTCTTTCTGCTGATGTTGTTGCAAGTTTGGTTGCTCTTAGAAACAATAG TTTTAGGATGTTCAGCAATGAGGATGTTACAATTGGTGCATGGATGCTTGCAATGAATGTCAATCATGAGAACAATCAAGCACTGTGTGAACCAGAGTGTACGGAAAAGTCTATTGCTGTCTGGGATATTCCCAAGTGTTCAG GGCTCTGTAATCCGGAAAAGAAACTACTAGAACTTCATCAAAAGGAGAGCTGCTCAAATAGCCCAACTATGGCATCCGATGAGTAG
- the LOC121235651 gene encoding probable beta-1,3-galactosyltransferase 14 isoform X2, with the protein MPSSPKFLHAQHRQSPSPRRSTVLILASCLLIGISGFVFGFAAILSSSRVSYKCSNAEPRSVRVVWERVGGDGNGNGFGGASSGGDPKRHRVMGFVGIQTGFGSVGRRRSLRQTWMPSDHQGLQRLEEATGLAFRFVIGRTNDKSKMLELKKEVAEYDDFLQLDIEEEYSKLPYKTLAFFKAAYALFDSEFYVKADDDIYLRPDRLSLLLAKERTHSQTYIGCMKKGPVFTDPKLKWYEPLSHLLGKEYFLHAYGPIYALSADVVASLVALRNNRCSTNCIPNGCW; encoded by the exons ATGCCTTCTTCGCCTAAATTCCTCCACGCTCAGCATCGCCAATCGCCTTCGCCGCGCAGATCTACGGTCCTTATCCTCGCCTCCTGCCTACTGATCGGAATCTCTGGGTTCGTATTTGGTTTCGCCGCTATCCTCAGCTCGAGTCGCGTTTCGTACAAATGCTCAAACGCCGAGCCGAGATCTGTCCGAGTGGTTTGGGAGCGAGTCGGAGGCGATGGGAATGGGAACGGCTTTGGAGGGGCCTCCAGTGGTGGGGATCCGAAGAGACATAGGGTTATGGGGTTCGTGGGCATTCAGACAGGGTTCGGATCCGTGGGCCGGAGGCGGTCCTTACGTCAGACTTGGATGCCGTCCGATCACCAAGGGCTTCAACG CTTGGAAGAAGCAACTGGTTTGGCTTTCAGGTTTGTCATTGGTAGAACCAATGATAAATCGAAAATGCTAGAACTCAAGAAGGAGGTAGCAGAATATGATGATTTCTTGCAATTGGATATTGAAGAGGAGTATAGTAAGCTCCCATACAAAAC GTTAGCTTTCTTTAAAGCTGCATATGCACtttttgattctgaattttatGTTAAAGCGGATGATGACATATATTTGAGGCCAG ATCGCCTCTCACTGCTCTTGGCAAAAGAGCGCACTCATTCTCAGACTTACATCGGGTGCATGAAAAAGGGCCCTGTTTTCACTGACCCTAAACTAAAATG GTACGAGCCACTATCCCATTTGCTTGGAAAGGAGTACTTTCTTCATGCTTATGGCCCAATATATGCTCTTTCTGCTGATGTTGTTGCAAGTTTGGTTGCTCTTAGAAACAATAG GTGCTCTACAAATTGCATCCCAAACGGATGTTGGTAG
- the LOC121235684 gene encoding increased DNA methylation 1 isoform X2 has product MSLGQEIELCNDDFEGSDDECPVFREAVIGSDTDHTSRRCLVAGATNFECESGCPVDGFTLVKWNDEDVSVKRMKFSVNEQPKHIPGSGKIQSSSVVPREIVTDMFCPSRDSVGETITVCVVESSSHGVTSSCHLLRQYLEIDRLGVASNKDVLKCQILGIDGNDGKEVVSSEAIASPVSQESFATSLLFSSPSVTIAEQSGSLLTEERTKLLESPKMDGSNLYLKTDPVKDPRPLLQYYVIHLLEAAGWRIERRKRPSRRYMESVYLTPKGKPIREFPKVWRLCGKLLFKDRCIFMQEDDGKEWVDFSHFYSDLSDVLMNIEREMNHSETTSTLVEKWRLLNPFVTVVFIDRKIGALRKGEVVKVTKRLVIDKKEKTDAVLVLTSSVEHHFPQRQVSAEDALTEFKGNYHACHKKVSGQKNNGAVEFLTGVSAYEADSTCLVDTIKGMENQCSGISGNKISSLGLTSLQGCASDSTFFHLDCCLCNALVTSRNSSDELGGSGDITPHPDSNTNLPSSDKQASDHNMDTPKEVAEYVPMHSLEEKNKCLVGKNTDKLESHLQGSLVDHPNCTNDHLYQSQDSEADQQSEHSEREHKKCSEASKFKMVDTFSSVDIIRKRKTRRKSRKISEIKLSTLYQSDIVGTTSTDTVGMPNIKEHGTRSELKEVQEFLIAVTPANARNKGSCNNSSSLGSCHHQIKKKCSRVKKMCRDHNSSRSGKKKPCQIEDDDLLVSAIIKNKEFCPSTAQHSSKKKACKSRALRKLKSQKGCCRLLPRSMGSGGKQFADGKSYSAGSRTVLSWLIDAGVISLNDVIQYRNSKDDSVIKDGPVTRDGIICKCCCNVLTISEFKIHAGFKLNRPCLNLFIKSGKPYTLCQLQAWSAEYKIRKNGTRLVKGDEDDQNDDSCGLCGDGGELICCDYCPSTFHQACLATQELPEGSWYCPSCTCRICGELVNDKEASGSSDALKCSQCEHKYHEACMKGRFVYEGVVADTWFCSGSCQEVYSGLQSRVGLINHIADGFSWILLRCIHDDQKVHSAQRFALKAECNSRLAVALTIVEECFLSMVDPRTGIDMIPQVLYNWASDFARLNFYGFYSVVLEKDDVLISVASIRVHGTTVAEMPFIATCSQYRRQGMCRRLMAAIEEMLISFKVEKLVIAAIPDVVETWTEGFGFKLLEDNEKKNLNKINLMVFPGTIFLKKHLYENRMADRHYGPGDNLPSDYKVDACSKGETMTESLQQSDGNTCTNLINSESIILDDRYSQGCKGDSQVAIIDGDLVDLVQVDKLSVGMEESTKVVVHSRGEATIESINQVGAEIDIELVEGYNLQEFKVVAKAEVKLMQQSDGTCCAIEVGNEIKIGLLDANLQESEDGHKMEIARSEKQSDGNCWADEGGAEWGIRYTEGHKMQIGENQVGTLQDQFSELSCGGVPTILEDSQPKIVSGIVFSGMYDEKQISLDLQQQQQKSMS; this is encoded by the exons ATGTCACTTGGCCAAGAAATTGAGTTGTGTAATGATGACTTTGAGGGATCAGATGATGAGTGCCCTGTTTTCAGAGAGGCCGTCATTGGTAGTGACACTGATCACACTAGTAGGAGGTGCCTTGTTGCTGGAGCTACTAACTTTGAGTGTGAATCTG GGTGTCCTGTGGACGGATTTACTTTGGTCAAGTGGAATGATGAGGATGTGAGTGTGAAGCGAATGAAGTTTTCAGTCAATGAACAGCCTAAACATATACCTGGTTCAGGAAAGATTCAGAGTTCATCAGTGGTTCCAAGAGAAATTGTTACAGACATGTTCTGTCCATCTAGAGACTCTGTTGGTGAAACAATAACAGTCTGTGTAGTTGAATCATCAAGTCATGGTGTCACATCTAGTTGCCATCTGTTGAGGCAATATTTAGAAATTGACAGACTGGGTGTTGCGAGTAACAAAGATGTTCTAAAGTGTCAAATTCTGGGCATAGATGGGAATGATGGAAAAGAAGTGGTTTCTAGTGAAGCCATCGCTTCACCTGTTTCCCAGGAAAGCTTTGCGACCAGTTTATTGTTTTCAAGCCCATCTGTCACCATTGCAGAGCAGTCTGGATCGCTACTTACTGAGGAAAGAACAAAGCTATTGGAATCTCCAAAAATGGATGGATCGAATTTGTATCTGAAGACTGACCCCGTTAAGGATCCTCGTCCTCTTCTCCAGTACTATGTCATTCACCTGCTTGAGGCAGCAGGATGGCGTATTGAGAGGCGTAAAAGACCCAGTAGGCGATATATGGAGTCAGTCTATCTAACACCAAAGGGAAAGCCGATTCGTGAATTCCCTAAAGTTTGGAGGTTATGTGGCAAGCTTTTATTCAAAGATAGGTGTATTTTTATGCAGGAAGATGATGGTAAGGAATGGGTTGATTTTAGTCACTTCTATTCAGATCTTTCTGATGTATTGATGAATATAGAAAGAGAGATGAATCATTCAGAAACTACTAGCACATTGGTTGAGAAGTGGAGGCTTTTAAATCCCTTTGTGACTGTTGTGTTTATTGATAGAAAGATTGGTGCATTGAGAAAGGGGGAGGTAGTTAAAGTGACTAAACGTTTAGTGATTGATAAGAAGGAGAAAACTGATGCTGTTTTGGTCTTGACAAGCAGTGTTGAACATCATTTTCCACAGAGACAGGTGTCAGCTGAAGATGCATTGACAGAGTTTAAGGGGAACTACCATGCCTGCCATAAAAAAGTCTCTGGGCAGAAAAATAATGGGGCTGTGGAATTTCTGACAGGTGTATCTGCTTATGAGGCTGATAGTACGTGTTTAGTGGATACCATTAAGGGGATGGAAAATCAATGTAGTGGAATATCTGGGAACAAAATAAGCAGTCTGGGTTTAACTTCTTTACAAGGTTGTGCATCTGATAGCACATTTTTCCATTTGGATTGTTGTCTCTGCAATGCTCTTGTTACTTCCAGAAACAGTAGTGATGAGCTCGGAGGGTCTGGAGACATTACCCCTCATCCAGATAGTAATACAAATTTGCCAAGCTCTGATAAACAGGCTTCTGACCACAACATGGACACACCTAAAGAAGTTGCAGAGTATGTGCCAATGCACTCTTTggaggagaaaaataaatgtcTAGTAGGCAAAAATACTGATAAGCTGGAAAGTCATCTGCAGGGATCATTGGTTGACCATCCAAACTGCACAAATGATCATCTGTATCAGTCACAGGACTCGGAGGCAGATCAGCAATCTGAACATAGTGAACGTGAACACAAGAAGTGCTCTGAagcttcaaagttcaaaatggTGGATACATTTTCTTCAGTAGATATTATTAGGAAAAGGAAGACACGCAGGAAGTCTAGAAAGATCTCAGAAATCAAACTGAGCACATTATACCAAAGTGACATTGTAGGTACAACTTCTACCGACACGGTTGGCATGCCCAATATCAAAGAACATGGGACTCGGTCAGAGTTGAAAGAGGTCCAGGAGTTCCTCATTGCAGTTACTCCTGCGAATGCAAGAAATAAAGGAAGTTGCAATAACTCCTCATCTTTAGGCTCTTGCCACCatcaaatcaagaaaaaatgcTCAAGGGTGAAGAAAATGTGTCGTGATCATAATAGTTCTAGATCGGGAAAAAAGAAACCTTGCCAAATTGAAGATGATGACCTATTGGTTTCAGCCATAATAAAAAACAAGGAATTCTGCCCAAGCACTGCTCAACATTCTTCTAAAAAGAAAGCCTGCAAATCAAGAGCTCTGAGAAAGCTTAAAAGCCAAAAGGGTTGTTGCAGGTTGCTTCCAAGAAGCATGGGTAGTGGAGGGAAGCAGTTTGCGGATGGAAAGTCGTATTCTGCTGGATCAAGAACAGTCTTATCATGGTTGATCGATGCTGGAGTCATATCTCTCAACGATGTGATCCAGTATCGGAACTCCAAGGATGATTCTGTTATTAAAGATGGTCCCGTTACCAGGGATGGTATTATTTGTAAATGTTGCTGTAACGTGCTTACGATCTCTGAGTTCAAGATCCATGCAGGTTTCAAACTGAACCGCCCCTGCTTGAATCTATTCATTAAGTCTGGTAAGCCCTACACATTATGCCAGCTTCAAGCCTGGTCCGCTGAATACAAGATCAGGAAAAATGGCACTCGGTTGGTGAAAGGGGATGAGGATGATCAGAATGATGATTCATGTGGGTTGTGTGGTGATGGAGGCGAGTTGATATGCTGTGATTACTGCCCCTCTACTTTTCATCAGGCTTGTTTGGCTACACAG GAGCTCCCTGAAGGCAGCTGGTACTGCCCGAGTTGCACCTGTCGGATATGTGGAGAATTGGTTAATGATAAAGAGGCTTCAGGCTCTTCTGATGCATTAAAATGCTCACAGTGTGAGCATAAAT ATCATGAGGCATGCATGAAAGGAAGGTTTGTATATGAGGGAGTAGTAGCGGACACTTGGTTTTGTAGTGGAAGCTGTCAGGAG GTGTACTCAGGTCTTCAGTCTCGTGTTGGGCTCATCAATCATATTGCTGATGGTTTTTCATGGATACTCCTTAGATGCATTCATGATGACCAAAAGGTTCATTCTGCCCAACGTTTTGCACTGAAGGCAGAATGCAATTCAAGATTAGCTGTTGCTCTTACAATTGTGGAGGAATGCTTTCTGTCCATGGTGGATCCAAGGACAGGCATAGATATGATACCCCAAGTTTTGTACAATTGGGC GTCAGATTTTGCACGTCTaaatttttatgggttttactCAGTGGTCTTGGAGAAAGATGATGTGCTTATTTCTGTAGCATCCATCAG GGTGCATGGAACTACAGTTGCAGAGATGCCTTTTATTGCAACTTGCAGCCAATACCGTCGCCAGGGAATGTGCCGACGCCTTATGGCTGCTATTGAAGAG ATGCTAATATCTTTCAAGGTGGAAAAGCTTGTGATAGCTGCCATTCCAGATGTAGTGGAGACATGGACTGAGGGTTTTGGCTTCAAACTTTTGGAAgacaatgaaaagaaaaatctgaataaGATCAACTTGATGGTTTTTCCTGGGacaatttttctcaaaaaacacTTGTATGAAAATCGTATGGCAGATAGACATTATG GACCAGGTGACAATTTACCCTCGGATTATAAAGTAGATGCTTGTTCCAAAGGAGAGACCATGACAGAGTCCCTACAGCAGTCTGATGGTAACACCTGCACGAACCTAATTAATTCTGAATCAATAATCCTCGACGACAGGTATTCACAAGGATGTAAAGGCGACAGTCAAGTGGCAATCATTGATGGTGATTTGGTAGATTTGGTACAAGTAGATAAATTGTCAGTAGGAATGGAAGAATCAACCAAAGTAGTTGTCCATTCCAGAGGAGAGGCAACAATTGAATCCATAAACCAAGTTGGTGCTGAAATAGACATTGAACTTGTGGAAGGCTACAATTTGCAGGAATTCAAAGTTGTTGCCAAAGCAGAAGTCAAATTGATGCAGCAATCTGATGGAACCTGCTGCGCAATTGAAGTTggcaatgaaataaaaattggaCTTTTGGATGCAAATCTGCAGGAATCTGAAGATGGTCACAAAATGGAAATCGCTCGCAGTGAGAAGCAATCTGATGGAAACTGTTGGGCAGATGAAGGTGGTGCTGAATGGGGTATCAGGTATACAGAAGGCCATAAAATGCAAATAGGTGAAAACCAAGTAGGAACTTTGCAGGACCAATTTTCAGAGCTGTCCTGTGGAGGGGTCCCAACAATATTAGAGGACAGCCAGCCTAAAATAGTTTCTGGTATTGTATTCTCAGGAATGTATGATGAAAAACAGATTTCTTTGGAcctgcagcagcagcagcagaaaAGTATGAgttga
- the LOC121235684 gene encoding increased DNA methylation 1 isoform X1 — MSLGQEIELCNDDFEGSDDECPVFREAVIGSDTDHTSRRCLVAGATNFECESGMNTDTSLSSNSEKSAVTRHSSTKNIHSEDIYNVSEDCRDNFAPGCPVDGFTLVKWNDEDVSVKRMKFSVNEQPKHIPGSGKIQSSSVVPREIVTDMFCPSRDSVGETITVCVVESSSHGVTSSCHLLRQYLEIDRLGVASNKDVLKCQILGIDGNDGKEVVSSEAIASPVSQESFATSLLFSSPSVTIAEQSGSLLTEERTKLLESPKMDGSNLYLKTDPVKDPRPLLQYYVIHLLEAAGWRIERRKRPSRRYMESVYLTPKGKPIREFPKVWRLCGKLLFKDRCIFMQEDDGKEWVDFSHFYSDLSDVLMNIEREMNHSETTSTLVEKWRLLNPFVTVVFIDRKIGALRKGEVVKVTKRLVIDKKEKTDAVLVLTSSVEHHFPQRQVSAEDALTEFKGNYHACHKKVSGQKNNGAVEFLTGVSAYEADSTCLVDTIKGMENQCSGISGNKISSLGLTSLQGCASDSTFFHLDCCLCNALVTSRNSSDELGGSGDITPHPDSNTNLPSSDKQASDHNMDTPKEVAEYVPMHSLEEKNKCLVGKNTDKLESHLQGSLVDHPNCTNDHLYQSQDSEADQQSEHSEREHKKCSEASKFKMVDTFSSVDIIRKRKTRRKSRKISEIKLSTLYQSDIVGTTSTDTVGMPNIKEHGTRSELKEVQEFLIAVTPANARNKGSCNNSSSLGSCHHQIKKKCSRVKKMCRDHNSSRSGKKKPCQIEDDDLLVSAIIKNKEFCPSTAQHSSKKKACKSRALRKLKSQKGCCRLLPRSMGSGGKQFADGKSYSAGSRTVLSWLIDAGVISLNDVIQYRNSKDDSVIKDGPVTRDGIICKCCCNVLTISEFKIHAGFKLNRPCLNLFIKSGKPYTLCQLQAWSAEYKIRKNGTRLVKGDEDDQNDDSCGLCGDGGELICCDYCPSTFHQACLATQELPEGSWYCPSCTCRICGELVNDKEASGSSDALKCSQCEHKYHEACMKGRFVYEGVVADTWFCSGSCQEVYSGLQSRVGLINHIADGFSWILLRCIHDDQKVHSAQRFALKAECNSRLAVALTIVEECFLSMVDPRTGIDMIPQVLYNWASDFARLNFYGFYSVVLEKDDVLISVASIRVHGTTVAEMPFIATCSQYRRQGMCRRLMAAIEEMLISFKVEKLVIAAIPDVVETWTEGFGFKLLEDNEKKNLNKINLMVFPGTIFLKKHLYENRMADRHYGPGDNLPSDYKVDACSKGETMTESLQQSDGNTCTNLINSESIILDDRYSQGCKGDSQVAIIDGDLVDLVQVDKLSVGMEESTKVVVHSRGEATIESINQVGAEIDIELVEGYNLQEFKVVAKAEVKLMQQSDGTCCAIEVGNEIKIGLLDANLQESEDGHKMEIARSEKQSDGNCWADEGGAEWGIRYTEGHKMQIGENQVGTLQDQFSELSCGGVPTILEDSQPKIVSGIVFSGMYDEKQISLDLQQQQQKSMS, encoded by the exons ATGTCACTTGGCCAAGAAATTGAGTTGTGTAATGATGACTTTGAGGGATCAGATGATGAGTGCCCTGTTTTCAGAGAGGCCGTCATTGGTAGTGACACTGATCACACTAGTAGGAGGTGCCTTGTTGCTGGAGCTACTAACTTTGAGTGTGAATCTGGTATGAACACAGACACGTCACTTTCTTCTAACAGTGAAAAATCAGCTGTAACGAGGCATTCTTCCACCAAAAATATACATTCAGAGGATATTTATAATGTATCTGAAGATTGTAGAGACAACTTTGCTCCAGGGTGTCCTGTGGACGGATTTACTTTGGTCAAGTGGAATGATGAGGATGTGAGTGTGAAGCGAATGAAGTTTTCAGTCAATGAACAGCCTAAACATATACCTGGTTCAGGAAAGATTCAGAGTTCATCAGTGGTTCCAAGAGAAATTGTTACAGACATGTTCTGTCCATCTAGAGACTCTGTTGGTGAAACAATAACAGTCTGTGTAGTTGAATCATCAAGTCATGGTGTCACATCTAGTTGCCATCTGTTGAGGCAATATTTAGAAATTGACAGACTGGGTGTTGCGAGTAACAAAGATGTTCTAAAGTGTCAAATTCTGGGCATAGATGGGAATGATGGAAAAGAAGTGGTTTCTAGTGAAGCCATCGCTTCACCTGTTTCCCAGGAAAGCTTTGCGACCAGTTTATTGTTTTCAAGCCCATCTGTCACCATTGCAGAGCAGTCTGGATCGCTACTTACTGAGGAAAGAACAAAGCTATTGGAATCTCCAAAAATGGATGGATCGAATTTGTATCTGAAGACTGACCCCGTTAAGGATCCTCGTCCTCTTCTCCAGTACTATGTCATTCACCTGCTTGAGGCAGCAGGATGGCGTATTGAGAGGCGTAAAAGACCCAGTAGGCGATATATGGAGTCAGTCTATCTAACACCAAAGGGAAAGCCGATTCGTGAATTCCCTAAAGTTTGGAGGTTATGTGGCAAGCTTTTATTCAAAGATAGGTGTATTTTTATGCAGGAAGATGATGGTAAGGAATGGGTTGATTTTAGTCACTTCTATTCAGATCTTTCTGATGTATTGATGAATATAGAAAGAGAGATGAATCATTCAGAAACTACTAGCACATTGGTTGAGAAGTGGAGGCTTTTAAATCCCTTTGTGACTGTTGTGTTTATTGATAGAAAGATTGGTGCATTGAGAAAGGGGGAGGTAGTTAAAGTGACTAAACGTTTAGTGATTGATAAGAAGGAGAAAACTGATGCTGTTTTGGTCTTGACAAGCAGTGTTGAACATCATTTTCCACAGAGACAGGTGTCAGCTGAAGATGCATTGACAGAGTTTAAGGGGAACTACCATGCCTGCCATAAAAAAGTCTCTGGGCAGAAAAATAATGGGGCTGTGGAATTTCTGACAGGTGTATCTGCTTATGAGGCTGATAGTACGTGTTTAGTGGATACCATTAAGGGGATGGAAAATCAATGTAGTGGAATATCTGGGAACAAAATAAGCAGTCTGGGTTTAACTTCTTTACAAGGTTGTGCATCTGATAGCACATTTTTCCATTTGGATTGTTGTCTCTGCAATGCTCTTGTTACTTCCAGAAACAGTAGTGATGAGCTCGGAGGGTCTGGAGACATTACCCCTCATCCAGATAGTAATACAAATTTGCCAAGCTCTGATAAACAGGCTTCTGACCACAACATGGACACACCTAAAGAAGTTGCAGAGTATGTGCCAATGCACTCTTTggaggagaaaaataaatgtcTAGTAGGCAAAAATACTGATAAGCTGGAAAGTCATCTGCAGGGATCATTGGTTGACCATCCAAACTGCACAAATGATCATCTGTATCAGTCACAGGACTCGGAGGCAGATCAGCAATCTGAACATAGTGAACGTGAACACAAGAAGTGCTCTGAagcttcaaagttcaaaatggTGGATACATTTTCTTCAGTAGATATTATTAGGAAAAGGAAGACACGCAGGAAGTCTAGAAAGATCTCAGAAATCAAACTGAGCACATTATACCAAAGTGACATTGTAGGTACAACTTCTACCGACACGGTTGGCATGCCCAATATCAAAGAACATGGGACTCGGTCAGAGTTGAAAGAGGTCCAGGAGTTCCTCATTGCAGTTACTCCTGCGAATGCAAGAAATAAAGGAAGTTGCAATAACTCCTCATCTTTAGGCTCTTGCCACCatcaaatcaagaaaaaatgcTCAAGGGTGAAGAAAATGTGTCGTGATCATAATAGTTCTAGATCGGGAAAAAAGAAACCTTGCCAAATTGAAGATGATGACCTATTGGTTTCAGCCATAATAAAAAACAAGGAATTCTGCCCAAGCACTGCTCAACATTCTTCTAAAAAGAAAGCCTGCAAATCAAGAGCTCTGAGAAAGCTTAAAAGCCAAAAGGGTTGTTGCAGGTTGCTTCCAAGAAGCATGGGTAGTGGAGGGAAGCAGTTTGCGGATGGAAAGTCGTATTCTGCTGGATCAAGAACAGTCTTATCATGGTTGATCGATGCTGGAGTCATATCTCTCAACGATGTGATCCAGTATCGGAACTCCAAGGATGATTCTGTTATTAAAGATGGTCCCGTTACCAGGGATGGTATTATTTGTAAATGTTGCTGTAACGTGCTTACGATCTCTGAGTTCAAGATCCATGCAGGTTTCAAACTGAACCGCCCCTGCTTGAATCTATTCATTAAGTCTGGTAAGCCCTACACATTATGCCAGCTTCAAGCCTGGTCCGCTGAATACAAGATCAGGAAAAATGGCACTCGGTTGGTGAAAGGGGATGAGGATGATCAGAATGATGATTCATGTGGGTTGTGTGGTGATGGAGGCGAGTTGATATGCTGTGATTACTGCCCCTCTACTTTTCATCAGGCTTGTTTGGCTACACAG GAGCTCCCTGAAGGCAGCTGGTACTGCCCGAGTTGCACCTGTCGGATATGTGGAGAATTGGTTAATGATAAAGAGGCTTCAGGCTCTTCTGATGCATTAAAATGCTCACAGTGTGAGCATAAAT ATCATGAGGCATGCATGAAAGGAAGGTTTGTATATGAGGGAGTAGTAGCGGACACTTGGTTTTGTAGTGGAAGCTGTCAGGAG GTGTACTCAGGTCTTCAGTCTCGTGTTGGGCTCATCAATCATATTGCTGATGGTTTTTCATGGATACTCCTTAGATGCATTCATGATGACCAAAAGGTTCATTCTGCCCAACGTTTTGCACTGAAGGCAGAATGCAATTCAAGATTAGCTGTTGCTCTTACAATTGTGGAGGAATGCTTTCTGTCCATGGTGGATCCAAGGACAGGCATAGATATGATACCCCAAGTTTTGTACAATTGGGC GTCAGATTTTGCACGTCTaaatttttatgggttttactCAGTGGTCTTGGAGAAAGATGATGTGCTTATTTCTGTAGCATCCATCAG GGTGCATGGAACTACAGTTGCAGAGATGCCTTTTATTGCAACTTGCAGCCAATACCGTCGCCAGGGAATGTGCCGACGCCTTATGGCTGCTATTGAAGAG ATGCTAATATCTTTCAAGGTGGAAAAGCTTGTGATAGCTGCCATTCCAGATGTAGTGGAGACATGGACTGAGGGTTTTGGCTTCAAACTTTTGGAAgacaatgaaaagaaaaatctgaataaGATCAACTTGATGGTTTTTCCTGGGacaatttttctcaaaaaacacTTGTATGAAAATCGTATGGCAGATAGACATTATG GACCAGGTGACAATTTACCCTCGGATTATAAAGTAGATGCTTGTTCCAAAGGAGAGACCATGACAGAGTCCCTACAGCAGTCTGATGGTAACACCTGCACGAACCTAATTAATTCTGAATCAATAATCCTCGACGACAGGTATTCACAAGGATGTAAAGGCGACAGTCAAGTGGCAATCATTGATGGTGATTTGGTAGATTTGGTACAAGTAGATAAATTGTCAGTAGGAATGGAAGAATCAACCAAAGTAGTTGTCCATTCCAGAGGAGAGGCAACAATTGAATCCATAAACCAAGTTGGTGCTGAAATAGACATTGAACTTGTGGAAGGCTACAATTTGCAGGAATTCAAAGTTGTTGCCAAAGCAGAAGTCAAATTGATGCAGCAATCTGATGGAACCTGCTGCGCAATTGAAGTTggcaatgaaataaaaattggaCTTTTGGATGCAAATCTGCAGGAATCTGAAGATGGTCACAAAATGGAAATCGCTCGCAGTGAGAAGCAATCTGATGGAAACTGTTGGGCAGATGAAGGTGGTGCTGAATGGGGTATCAGGTATACAGAAGGCCATAAAATGCAAATAGGTGAAAACCAAGTAGGAACTTTGCAGGACCAATTTTCAGAGCTGTCCTGTGGAGGGGTCCCAACAATATTAGAGGACAGCCAGCCTAAAATAGTTTCTGGTATTGTATTCTCAGGAATGTATGATGAAAAACAGATTTCTTTGGAcctgcagcagcagcagcagaaaAGTATGAgttga